CCATCCTCGTTCCCACATATAATCGAGCATTTTGCAGCCAAGTGAAATTAGGTGTTTATCATTGTTACGATACTTTGCTTCGTGCAAAATAAACCAAGCACCTTCAATGGCATGACCCGGATTTAAAGTTCTTCCGTCTATATGGTCGATAATACTTCCCTCGGGTGCTACTTGCTCCATTACACAACGAATATCATCTTTCACAAAATAGGTTTCTATTTCTTTTATCCATGTTTCGATCCATTCGTCGCACCTTGGGTAGCCAATCGTTTCGCGCAATTGTTGTGCCGTGTTCATCATAATCATGGGTACACCTATTCCTTTTGCGGGGCGTGTATCTTCAAACTTCGCTTGCAACTTTATTTCGCCGCTTGCATAAGCAATACATTTCCCAAAAATGCTACCTGCTTTTTCCGCAATTTCTTTATCTCCGCTAGCTTTTGCATAAGCCGCCAAAGCAATTACGGCAAAAGTTTCGGAGAAAAAGTATCGGCGTTTACGAATGGGTTTTCCCTCGCGTGTTACATGGAAAAACATCTGTCCGTCCGCATCAAAACAATGGTTCAATAAAAAATCGACACCAACTTTCGCACCTTCTAACCATTCTTTTTTTTGCTCAACCGTATTATACAAAGTTGCCAAAAGCCAAGTAGCGCGCCCTTGTATCCAGACCGCTTTGTCGTCATCGATCAAGGAGCCATCGGCATCGCGCATTAATAAATATCCACCATATTCGTCATCAATACTTCTTGGAAACCAAAATGGTATCGTGTCAGTCAACAATTGATTCTTATAAAAATCAAAATGCTGTTGTAAATAATTTCTATCTAAGTTCATATCAAAATATTTATTTTACCTTCATCATAAAAGTACTTGCCGGCAAATCTGCGCTATTTACTAAATTCGCTCTGGTAAAGGGTTTCCAGCCGTATACTACTTTTTCTATTTTTTCATTTTTAGGAATAATAATAAAAATTTTATTGTCGTTAATAATTGCCTTCGCAGGCATAAAATACCCTTTGTCATTCAACAATTGAAATCCACGCACCTCTTTTTTATCGGAAGTTGTAAGTCCTTCACTTTGCGAAAAACTAATTTCTATTTGATTATTTTTTTCTACAACAGATTTTACCAAAGGCCCGTTAGGTATAATTTTCATCGAATTATACGTATAATGCAAAGCCAAATCGGCGAGGCGCATTCCCA
The Arachidicoccus soli DNA segment above includes these coding regions:
- a CDS encoding AGE family epimerase/isomerase, which gives rise to MNLDRNYLQQHFDFYKNQLLTDTIPFWFPRSIDDEYGGYLLMRDADGSLIDDDKAVWIQGRATWLLATLYNTVEQKKEWLEGAKVGVDFLLNHCFDADGQMFFHVTREGKPIRKRRYFFSETFAVIALAAYAKASGDKEIAEKAGSIFGKCIAYASGEIKLQAKFEDTRPAKGIGVPMIMMNTAQQLRETIGYPRCDEWIETWIKEIETYFVKDDIRCVMEQVAPEGSIIDHIDGRTLNPGHAIEGAWFILHEAKYRNNDKHLISLGCKMLDYMWERGWDKEYGGILYFKDVYNKPVQEYWQDMKFWWPQNEAIIATLLAYTMTGDEKYKSWHSQIHDYAYKYFHDKENGEWFGYLHRDGTIAQTAKGNLFKGPFHLPRQEWYCMQLLKEINF